Proteins from a single region of Chloroherpeton thalassium ATCC 35110:
- a CDS encoding alginate lyase family protein, giving the protein MKNDVFPIFGFEVSIKHPIAWHHDPISKYTWQKNQPSHAFSFIDSPKADVKIVWELSRCQFFPCLALLYRKTQDEAIREKLLAIWMSWIEENPLNFGVHWVTPMEVAIRAINWIAAFEILSETDALGEPLARRISESLAEHATFIYWNLEFGKVTGNHYLANGTGLIWLGLFLGRATYVRKGKAILEESMRVQIYQDGVDYEKSLPYHKLVLELFQLGVALGMKNGLQFSAEFEKKLEQMKRFWDAAKKPNGKTPNVGDDDSGYVLVLSDSFLNPSRKQTGSRIFRDGGFAVLRHAEIHLFFDFGDIGMNGWGGHGHNDSLSFELFANGKNLIVDSGTYNYTLFQAERQRLRSIASHNTIQIDGKELVPFRNLWSIQADTTQPKLHEWSFDENRDCIEASVQNNGVRHRRRIVLDKKANRLYLTDVLSGDGRHEAMFRLHFAPDLMPTLQNQTLQLGEISLHCEGFSNMNIADSIYSKGYYQKEANKKLEASFVFETEWQGQIIFQFS; this is encoded by the coding sequence GTGAAAAATGATGTCTTTCCCATCTTCGGATTCGAAGTTTCAATCAAGCATCCTATCGCTTGGCATCACGACCCGATTTCAAAATATACATGGCAAAAAAATCAGCCGTCGCACGCATTTTCATTTATCGATTCGCCAAAAGCGGATGTAAAAATCGTTTGGGAACTTTCGCGTTGTCAATTTTTTCCGTGCCTTGCCTTGCTGTATCGAAAAACGCAGGATGAGGCGATTCGCGAAAAATTGCTTGCGATTTGGATGTCGTGGATAGAGGAAAATCCCTTAAACTTTGGCGTGCATTGGGTGACGCCGATGGAGGTTGCCATTCGCGCTATCAATTGGATCGCGGCGTTCGAAATTCTCTCAGAAACGGATGCGTTAGGCGAGCCGCTGGCGCGGCGCATTTCGGAGAGCCTTGCCGAACACGCAACGTTTATTTATTGGAATTTGGAGTTCGGCAAAGTCACCGGAAATCATTATCTGGCCAACGGCACGGGCTTGATTTGGCTGGGGCTTTTTTTGGGACGCGCAACTTATGTTCGCAAGGGAAAAGCCATTTTGGAAGAATCGATGCGCGTACAGATTTATCAAGACGGTGTGGATTACGAAAAATCGCTTCCTTATCATAAGCTGGTGCTTGAGCTTTTCCAATTGGGCGTCGCGCTCGGCATGAAAAACGGGCTTCAGTTTTCCGCCGAGTTTGAGAAAAAATTGGAGCAAATGAAACGCTTTTGGGACGCTGCCAAAAAGCCGAATGGCAAAACGCCGAATGTCGGAGACGATGACAGCGGCTACGTGCTGGTTTTAAGCGATTCGTTTTTAAATCCGTCTCGCAAGCAAACCGGTTCTCGGATTTTCCGAGACGGCGGGTTTGCGGTTCTTCGCCACGCCGAGATTCATCTTTTTTTTGATTTTGGCGACATCGGCATGAACGGTTGGGGCGGGCACGGCCACAACGACAGCCTTTCATTTGAGCTTTTTGCGAACGGCAAAAACCTGATTGTTGATTCCGGCACATATAATTACACTTTGTTTCAAGCCGAGCGGCAACGGCTCAGAAGCATCGCATCGCACAATACAATTCAAATTGACGGCAAGGAACTTGTGCCGTTTCGCAACCTGTGGTCGATTCAGGCCGACACGACACAGCCAAAACTGCATGAGTGGTCGTTCGATGAAAATCGCGATTGCATTGAGGCAAGCGTGCAAAACAACGGAGTTCGGCATCGACGGCGCATTGTTTTAGACAAAAAAGCAAATCGACTTTATCTCACAGATGTGCTTTCCGGCGATGGTCGGCACGAAGCCATGTTTCGGTTGCACTTTGCACCGGATTTGATGCCGACGCTGCAAAATCAGACTTTGCAACTGGGCGAGATTTCGTTACACTGTGAAGGCTTTTCAAATATGAACATTGCGGACAGCATTTACTCAAAAGGGTATTATCAAAAAGAAGCCAACAAAAAATTAGAAGCGAGCTTTGTTTTTGAAACAGAGTGGCAGGGGCAAATTATTTTTCAATTTTCTTAG
- the asnB gene encoding asparagine synthase (glutamine-hydrolyzing), with amino-acid sequence MCGIAGILNYGARPEAVSETVLQKMTEQIRHRGPDDSGLYISPDRKLGLGFRRLSIIDLSAAGHQPMPNRDGSIWITFNGEVYNHQELRESLEEQGFRFRSRTDTEAILYAYETYGADFLQKIYGMFAIAIWDARKNELLLARDRLGIKPLYYTLQNGALYFASEIKSILAHPHISPELNAQGLYDYLTFYMTPPAETLFKGIHKLEAGHFLKIKATSGDLQKTRYWNITHRSESFPKENFHVERFCIENIRRLLRTSIKDRMMSDVPFGVLLSGGIDSSLNVALMSELMTRPVETFSIGFKDLEKYNELGYAREVAKAFGTNHHEMFLEEKAALEFLPDMVWHLDEPNADPVCVPMHLVSRLAKASGTTVVQVGEGSDELFSGYKLYLQEVQYFTYYYSLLPESLKETAFGFMQKFMPEHLLTDYLRRAARHDQPFYGGATCFTETQKSQLLTERFRDSVKSSGRIAAHFFAELERFAPGSVSEDYLRKMLYVELKNRLSELLLMRVDKMSMAVSAEARVPFLDHRLAEFAFQIPAALKIKNGEPKYILKKAAEGIIPHNIIYRKKQGFAAPIPEWLRTGKLHDFAKSQIFESRLFRQEIFNRRYVEHLFEQHRSGRENRGVQIWSLMLVAMWHKRFF; translated from the coding sequence ATGTGTGGAATAGCCGGTATTTTGAATTACGGGGCGCGACCTGAAGCAGTCAGCGAAACGGTTTTGCAAAAAATGACCGAACAAATTCGCCATCGCGGCCCTGACGACAGCGGCCTTTACATCTCGCCCGATCGCAAGCTCGGGCTTGGATTTCGCCGACTTTCCATTATCGATCTTTCGGCTGCCGGTCATCAACCGATGCCAAATCGGGACGGCTCGATTTGGATAACCTTCAACGGCGAGGTGTATAACCATCAAGAATTGCGCGAATCGCTGGAGGAACAAGGTTTTCGGTTTCGCTCGCGCACCGACACCGAAGCGATTCTTTATGCCTACGAAACTTATGGCGCAGATTTTTTGCAAAAAATTTACGGCATGTTTGCCATTGCCATTTGGGATGCGCGGAAAAACGAACTCCTGCTCGCGCGTGACCGGCTCGGCATCAAACCGCTTTATTACACCCTGCAAAACGGGGCGCTTTATTTTGCCTCCGAAATCAAATCCATTTTGGCGCACCCACACATTTCGCCCGAGCTAAACGCGCAGGGGCTTTACGATTACCTCACTTTCTACATGACCCCGCCCGCCGAGACGCTGTTCAAAGGCATTCACAAATTGGAAGCCGGACATTTTCTTAAAATAAAAGCCACGTCCGGCGACTTGCAAAAAACGCGCTACTGGAATATCACGCACCGCAGCGAATCGTTTCCAAAGGAAAATTTTCATGTTGAGCGTTTTTGCATTGAAAATATTCGTCGTTTGTTAAGAACGTCCATCAAAGATCGGATGATGTCGGATGTGCCGTTCGGCGTGTTGCTCTCGGGCGGGATTGATTCGTCGCTCAATGTCGCGCTCATGTCGGAATTGATGACAAGGCCGGTCGAGACATTTTCCATCGGGTTTAAGGATTTGGAAAAATACAACGAACTCGGCTACGCACGCGAGGTGGCGAAGGCCTTCGGGACGAATCATCACGAGATGTTTTTGGAGGAAAAAGCCGCGCTGGAATTTTTGCCCGACATGGTTTGGCATCTGGACGAACCGAACGCCGACCCCGTTTGTGTGCCGATGCACCTTGTCAGCCGCTTGGCCAAAGCGTCGGGAACGACGGTCGTGCAGGTGGGCGAAGGCTCGGACGAGCTTTTTTCCGGCTACAAGCTTTATTTGCAAGAGGTTCAATATTTCACTTATTATTATTCGCTTTTGCCCGAATCCTTAAAAGAAACGGCGTTCGGCTTCATGCAAAAGTTTATGCCCGAACATTTACTCACCGACTATTTGCGCCGCGCCGCCCGCCATGACCAACCGTTTTACGGCGGCGCCACCTGCTTTACCGAAACCCAAAAATCGCAGTTGTTAACCGAACGCTTTCGTGACAGCGTCAAGAGTTCCGGCAGAATCGCGGCGCATTTTTTTGCGGAGCTTGAGCGGTTTGCGCCGGGTTCGGTTTCGGAAGATTATTTGCGCAAAATGCTTTATGTGGAATTGAAAAATCGCCTGAGCGAGCTATTACTTATGCGTGTGGATAAAATGTCGATGGCGGTTTCGGCGGAAGCGCGTGTGCCGTTTTTAGACCATCGGTTGGCGGAGTTCGCGTTTCAAATTCCGGCGGCGCTCAAGATAAAAAACGGCGAACCGAAATATATTTTAAAGAAAGCGGCGGAAGGCATCATTCCTCACAATATTATTTATCGCAAAAAACAGGGCTTTGCCGCGCCGATTCCCGAATGGCTACGCACCGGCAAATTGCACGATTTCGCCAAATCGCAAATTTTCGAATCCCGGTTATTTCGACAGGAGATTTTCAATCGGCGCTATGTGGAACATTTGTTCGAGCAACACCGGAGCGGGCGGGAAAATCGCGGCGTACAAATCTGGTCGCTGATGCTCGTGGCGATGTGGCACAAGCGATTTTTTTGA
- a CDS encoding NADH-quinone oxidoreductase subunit A encodes MLESYFPIFVVISIAIILAVVLLSIGKIIGPKRNNPEKLTPYESGMDPVGSTRTRVTVRFYLVAMIFIVFDIEVIFMYPWAVSFRELSGFYGLIPMVTFVLILLAGYYYILKKKALDWDEE; translated from the coding sequence ATGCTTGAATCATATTTTCCCATATTTGTTGTTATTTCCATCGCCATTATTTTGGCTGTCGTGCTGCTTTCCATCGGAAAGATAATCGGGCCGAAACGAAACAACCCGGAAAAACTAACCCCATACGAATCGGGTATGGATCCGGTTGGAAGCACGCGCACGCGCGTCACGGTTCGGTTTTACTTGGTCGCGATGATTTTTATTGTGTTCGATATCGAAGTCATTTTTATGTATCCTTGGGCGGTTAGCTTCCGCGAGTTGAGCGGATTCTACGGCTTAATTCCTATGGTAACATTTGTTCTCATTTTGCTGGCTGGCTACTACTACATTCTCAAAAAGAAAGCCTTGGATTGGGACGAGGAATAG
- a CDS encoding Tex family protein, with protein sequence MLNIPQVLTEELSVKLFQVENTLALLDDGATIPFIARYRKERTGGLDEIQLRTLAERYEYLQELEDRKETVLKSINEQGKLTDELKEKIENCLGKTELEDLYLPYKPKKRTKATIAKEKGLEPLAEFIHSLNTAAPAEGNFMEEAAKYISEEKEVKTAEEALQGASDILAEQLADKADFRAYIRNFIMDEGYFVSKIKDEFEEGTTKYEMYRNFKVKVKDIQPHNMLALRRGESDGVVAFSVEFDEAVVLSYLESQEIFTANADLRAFLSKMVKDAFGRLMKTTLIGEVRLDRRMKADEDSIKTFEANLRELLLSSPAGMKPTLGIDPGFRTGCKIVAIDETGKFLEYKTIFPHTGEAKKAKAVEELKTLIEKYKTELIAIGNGTAGRETDIFVRDVIASLETKPVKVMVNESGASVYSASPVAIEEFPDLDVSVRGAVSIARRLQDPLAELVKIDPKSIGVGQYQHDVDQKLLKKKLGESVESCVNFVGVDLNTASKELLSYVSGINSAISKNVVEYRNEHGAFQSRGELMQIDKFGPKTFEQAAGFLRIRGGENPLDNTAVHPESYSIVQRIAEDLGVPVAQVTSLGSKIKSVDLKKYVTEEVGEPTLIDILNELEKPGRDPREEFRYAEFSDAVKAMEDLQIGMKLEGVVTNVTDFGAFVDIGVHQDGLVHVSELADNYVSDPLEAVKVGQIVTVRVLDVNLSLRRISLSMRSEDRKKTKSGHKNSQKDKKKNHKKSSEKHYSLDDLKAKFNNRL encoded by the coding sequence ATGCTAAACATACCACAGGTTCTGACTGAAGAACTTTCCGTTAAACTATTTCAGGTTGAAAACACCTTAGCGCTTTTGGACGACGGGGCGACTATTCCTTTCATCGCGCGTTATCGCAAGGAGCGAACTGGCGGCTTGGACGAAATTCAGCTTCGCACGCTCGCCGAGCGCTACGAATATTTGCAAGAGCTCGAAGATCGCAAGGAAACCGTTCTCAAGTCCATTAATGAGCAAGGCAAATTGACCGATGAATTGAAAGAGAAAATTGAGAACTGTTTGGGAAAAACCGAACTTGAAGATTTATACCTGCCTTACAAACCGAAAAAGCGCACCAAAGCTACCATCGCCAAAGAAAAAGGCTTGGAGCCGCTCGCAGAATTTATCCACTCTTTAAACACCGCCGCGCCAGCCGAAGGCAATTTCATGGAAGAGGCCGCCAAATATATTTCCGAAGAAAAAGAAGTGAAAACCGCTGAGGAAGCCTTGCAAGGTGCTTCGGATATTTTGGCCGAGCAGCTCGCCGACAAGGCCGACTTTCGCGCCTACATCAGAAATTTCATCATGGATGAAGGCTATTTCGTCTCCAAAATTAAAGATGAGTTTGAGGAAGGCACAACGAAATACGAAATGTATCGCAATTTCAAGGTCAAGGTGAAAGATATTCAGCCGCATAACATGCTGGCGCTGCGTCGCGGCGAGTCCGATGGCGTTGTGGCGTTCAGTGTTGAGTTCGATGAAGCGGTCGTGCTGTCGTATCTCGAAAGCCAAGAGATTTTTACAGCGAACGCTGACTTGCGCGCGTTTTTATCCAAAATGGTCAAAGATGCTTTTGGCCGTTTGATGAAAACCACGCTCATCGGTGAAGTTCGCTTAGATCGCCGCATGAAGGCGGATGAAGATTCCATCAAAACATTTGAGGCCAATTTGCGCGAGCTTTTGCTCTCAAGTCCTGCTGGCATGAAGCCGACTTTAGGCATTGATCCTGGCTTTCGCACCGGCTGCAAAATTGTGGCGATTGACGAAACCGGCAAGTTTTTGGAGTACAAAACCATTTTCCCGCACACCGGCGAGGCCAAAAAAGCCAAAGCCGTTGAAGAACTCAAAACATTAATTGAAAAATATAAAACCGAACTCATTGCCATTGGGAACGGAACAGCTGGGCGCGAAACGGATATTTTCGTGCGCGATGTGATTGCGTCGCTCGAAACGAAGCCTGTGAAGGTGATGGTCAATGAGTCTGGCGCGTCGGTTTATTCGGCAAGTCCGGTCGCAATTGAGGAATTCCCGGATTTGGATGTGAGTGTGCGCGGCGCGGTGAGCATTGCGCGGCGTTTGCAAGATCCGCTCGCTGAACTCGTAAAAATCGATCCGAAGTCCATCGGCGTCGGGCAATATCAGCACGATGTCGATCAGAAGCTTCTGAAAAAGAAGCTCGGCGAATCGGTTGAAAGCTGCGTGAACTTCGTTGGCGTTGATTTAAACACGGCGTCCAAAGAGTTGCTGAGCTATGTTTCGGGCATCAATTCCGCCATTTCAAAAAATGTCGTTGAATATAGAAATGAACATGGCGCTTTTCAAAGTCGCGGTGAATTGATGCAAATCGACAAATTTGGTCCGAAAACATTTGAGCAAGCCGCAGGCTTTTTGCGCATTCGTGGCGGCGAAAATCCGCTTGACAACACAGCGGTTCACCCTGAAAGTTATTCCATTGTGCAGCGCATCGCCGAAGATTTGGGCGTACCAGTTGCGCAAGTCACTTCGTTAGGTTCTAAAATCAAATCGGTTGATTTGAAAAAATATGTGACCGAAGAAGTTGGCGAACCGACTTTGATCGACATTTTAAACGAGCTTGAAAAGCCCGGACGCGACCCGCGTGAGGAGTTTCGCTATGCGGAATTTAGCGACGCGGTCAAAGCGATGGAGGATTTGCAGATCGGCATGAAGCTCGAAGGCGTGGTGACGAACGTGACGGATTTTGGCGCATTTGTCGACATCGGCGTGCATCAAGATGGGCTGGTGCATGTGTCTGAGTTGGCCGATAATTATGTTTCCGATCCGCTCGAGGCCGTCAAGGTTGGGCAAATTGTCACGGTGCGCGTGCTGGATGTGAATTTAAGCCTACGCCGAATCAGCCTTTCCATGCGCTCCGAAGACCGGAAAAAAACAAAGTCGGGGCATAAAAATTCGCAGAAGGATAAAAAGAAAAACCATAAAAAAAGTTCGGAAAAGCACTATTCGCTGGACGATCTCAAAGCGAAATTCAATAATCGCTTGTAA
- a CDS encoding mechanosensitive ion channel family protein, whose product MPKFFENPEISIWITGIIVAISVAISLMVFFRLLIWRLRVLAERTQNKIAEGSLTVIGQTKIFFHIAVAIYTAILFVKELPDVNVLLVNRLLAVAIIVQLGIWGSSLIAFWIANYRKEKLEQDAASVTTFIAIGFLVKVGLFTLLFLLILANFGIDVTALIAGLGVGGIAIALAVQNILGDLFASLSIAMDKPFVIGDFISVDTFSGTVDHIGLKTTRVKSISGEQIVFSNADLLGSRVRNFKRMQERRIVFAFGVTYETGIDKLKTIPDMVKEIIQAKENVRYDRVHFKEFGDFSLNYEVVYFVLVPEYVVYMDIQQQINLELYERFEKSGINFAYPTQLVYLNKDQ is encoded by the coding sequence ATGCCAAAATTTTTCGAAAACCCTGAAATCTCTATTTGGATAACCGGAATCATCGTTGCTATTTCGGTTGCCATCTCGCTGATGGTTTTCTTTCGGTTATTAATTTGGCGGTTGCGCGTTCTGGCTGAAAGAACTCAAAATAAAATCGCGGAAGGCTCGCTAACCGTGATCGGGCAGACAAAAATTTTCTTTCACATTGCGGTTGCGATTTATACCGCGATTCTTTTTGTGAAAGAATTGCCTGACGTCAATGTGCTGTTGGTCAATCGGTTGCTGGCAGTGGCGATAATTGTGCAATTAGGCATTTGGGGAAGCAGCTTAATCGCATTTTGGATCGCGAATTATCGCAAAGAAAAGCTGGAACAAGATGCGGCCAGTGTCACCACATTTATTGCGATTGGGTTTTTGGTTAAAGTGGGGCTTTTTACGCTGCTCTTTTTATTAATCCTTGCGAACTTCGGTATTGATGTCACCGCGCTGATTGCCGGATTGGGCGTTGGCGGTATTGCCATTGCGCTGGCTGTTCAAAATATTTTGGGCGATTTATTCGCTTCGCTTTCCATCGCAATGGACAAGCCTTTTGTGATTGGGGATTTTATCAGTGTGGACACGTTCTCTGGCACAGTGGATCATATCGGGCTGAAAACGACGCGGGTCAAAAGCATTTCAGGCGAGCAAATTGTTTTTTCAAATGCGGATTTGCTCGGCAGCCGCGTTAGAAATTTCAAAAGAATGCAAGAGCGGCGCATTGTCTTTGCTTTCGGCGTGACTTACGAAACCGGCATTGATAAGCTCAAAACCATTCCCGACATGGTAAAGGAGATTATTCAAGCAAAGGAAAATGTTCGCTATGATCGCGTGCACTTTAAGGAATTCGGGGATTTTTCCTTGAACTACGAAGTGGTGTATTTCGTGCTTGTGCCAGAATATGTGGTTTATATGGACATTCAGCAGCAAATAAATCTGGAATTATACGAGCGTTTTGAAAAGTCAGGAATCAATTTTGCCTATCCAACGCAATTGGTTTATCTAAATAAAGATCAGTAG
- a CDS encoding TonB-dependent receptor has product MKHFIFLAQLLVLSLLLNAALAQNRGGMLRGTMTHIQYTKKSISTSDSLSGETQARSITIRRELPLVGATVKLNGTTIQARTDSAGKYFIGKIPRGLYDILYQADGFETDLFRNVFIKNDTITEIDILLFPILSAAQETLVTLSRVPQKLSRIPLSVELLDLDFIQQRNTATLDDALRFLPGVTFSGSAMQIRASPATDPTPNASARQSLTIDQTPVQAALNPQSAWDLMPLNFLDRLELGKGAFSGVYGNGALDGALNAVTGSNFASKTMLRTYAGIYSNAPNELSDWTNNTQFLSGTEVAHVQSFGKFNAYASAGYFSDEGYRENGDAGKWRLFSKSLYQFAPRHQFSLLAGFTENRQGGNTRWINADSALFDASAAHDERYSNLLFLAPTYEFPVSRVTTFALRGRYIGEKLHNQSDFSLSRKHSGLEIQTTLDLGSGYYFTAGFDGYYTDLTANSDSTRTAKGFAIFLQSENPLVEPIRITYGLRYDGLWADQQKLEGKINPHIGLSTPIGKAGSAWTNFRLGFRFPTLAERFFMQDYNGISILPNESLKLENSLTYELGYRYDYIRPIALSKQISLSSISFETAFFYNSFSDMILLVETDSGDLTYQNASSDLKLLGLELTTHLNFNKKLLCLSLSYTYTHSPKTESADAWAFYRRNNLFYGDVLINLGRLSFGFDYRYVSGLSDEAKSLWREVFSQNGTEQAMLQNSAHVLDVKFGMRVFEGVSANLVAKNILNEVYLESPALLASLRNISLQLNAEF; this is encoded by the coding sequence ATGAAGCATTTCATTTTTCTGGCTCAGTTGCTTGTTCTTTCTCTTCTTCTCAACGCCGCGCTTGCGCAAAATAGAGGCGGCATGCTGCGCGGGACGATGACCCACATTCAATACACAAAAAAAAGTATTTCTACATCGGATAGCCTATCGGGGGAAACACAAGCGCGTAGCATCACCATTCGTAGAGAACTTCCACTGGTAGGCGCAACCGTTAAATTGAATGGCACGACCATTCAAGCGCGAACTGATTCTGCAGGGAAATATTTTATCGGAAAAATTCCGCGCGGCCTCTACGACATTCTTTATCAGGCAGACGGCTTTGAAACGGATTTATTTAGAAACGTTTTTATCAAAAACGACACCATCACCGAAATCGATATTCTACTTTTCCCGATTCTTTCAGCTGCGCAAGAAACATTGGTGACGCTTAGCCGCGTGCCGCAAAAGCTTAGTCGAATACCACTTTCCGTAGAACTGCTCGACTTGGATTTCATTCAACAAAGAAACACAGCCACCCTCGACGATGCGCTGAGATTCCTACCAGGCGTGACTTTTTCGGGTAGCGCTATGCAAATACGCGCTTCACCCGCAACCGATCCAACGCCGAACGCATCGGCTCGCCAAAGCCTCACGATCGACCAAACACCCGTTCAAGCAGCGCTCAACCCGCAAAGCGCTTGGGATTTGATGCCACTCAACTTTTTAGACCGACTGGAACTTGGCAAAGGGGCTTTTTCCGGCGTTTATGGAAATGGCGCTCTTGATGGCGCCCTGAATGCCGTCACGGGAAGCAACTTCGCCTCAAAAACGATGCTGCGCACCTACGCGGGCATTTATAGCAATGCACCAAATGAACTTTCTGACTGGACAAACAACACGCAGTTTTTAAGCGGAACAGAAGTGGCTCACGTGCAAAGTTTTGGAAAATTCAATGCTTACGCAAGCGCCGGCTATTTTTCGGACGAAGGATACCGCGAAAACGGCGATGCTGGCAAATGGCGGCTTTTTTCAAAATCGCTTTATCAATTTGCGCCACGCCATCAATTTTCCTTGCTTGCCGGATTTACCGAAAACAGACAAGGCGGCAACACGCGCTGGATAAATGCAGATAGCGCCCTTTTCGATGCGAGCGCTGCGCACGACGAACGCTATTCAAACTTGCTTTTTCTTGCGCCCACCTACGAATTTCCAGTTTCTCGCGTCACCACTTTTGCGCTTAGAGGACGCTACATTGGCGAAAAATTGCATAATCAAAGCGACTTTTCGCTGAGCCGCAAGCATTCAGGCCTGGAAATTCAAACAACACTTGACCTTGGCTCAGGCTATTATTTCACCGCCGGATTCGACGGCTATTACACCGACCTCACCGCCAACTCCGACTCCACGCGCACAGCCAAAGGCTTTGCTATTTTCTTGCAAAGTGAAAATCCGTTGGTTGAACCCATTCGCATCACTTACGGCTTGCGCTACGATGGCCTCTGGGCTGACCAACAGAAACTTGAAGGGAAAATTAATCCACACATCGGGCTGTCAACACCGATAGGCAAAGCGGGCTCTGCTTGGACAAATTTCCGGCTCGGCTTTCGCTTCCCAACACTTGCCGAACGCTTTTTCATGCAGGATTATAACGGCATTTCGATCTTGCCAAATGAAAGCTTAAAGTTAGAAAATAGTTTAACTTACGAACTTGGCTATCGCTACGATTACATTCGCCCAATTGCGCTTTCCAAGCAAATTTCGCTTTCGAGTATTTCGTTTGAAACCGCTTTTTTCTACAACAGCTTTTCCGATATGATTTTGCTTGTGGAAACCGATTCCGGCGATCTAACCTATCAAAATGCGTCTTCCGACTTGAAACTGCTCGGTCTTGAACTGACCACACATCTCAATTTCAATAAAAAACTTCTCTGCCTTTCTCTTTCCTACACTTACACGCATAGCCCGAAAACCGAAAGCGCAGACGCGTGGGCGTTTTACCGAAGAAACAACCTTTTCTATGGCGACGTGCTTATCAATTTAGGCCGGCTCTCGTTTGGCTTTGATTATCGTTATGTGAGCGGGCTTTCGGATGAGGCAAAAAGTTTGTGGCGCGAGGTGTTTTCTCAGAATGGAACGGAACAGGCCATGCTTCAAAATAGCGCGCATGTGCTGGATGTGAAATTTGGGATGCGAGTTTTTGAGGGCGTTTCAGCTAACCTTGTCGCCAAAAACATTTTGAACGAAGTTTATCTCGAATCGCCAGCTTTGCTTGCCTCGCTTCGCAACATCAGCTTGCAACTCAACGCTGAATTTTAA
- a CDS encoding Fur family transcriptional regulator, with amino-acid sequence MQTASKNTNTKISSNQGKPKKKSTDAEGKELKILQEVEDIFQNYLRKKGHRSTPERLKVLQEIYTSSEHLDADQIFLNLKQKGANISRATVYNTLDLLVECSLVSQNSFGHKHLHYERSYGYKTHHHIICEKCGRVLEFTSPEIDEELRQICEFHGFKLKRNNLQLFGECIYDECDHLEKRKSEDTPK; translated from the coding sequence ATGCAAACTGCCAGTAAAAATACCAACACAAAAATCAGCTCAAATCAGGGAAAACCAAAGAAAAAAAGCACCGATGCAGAGGGCAAAGAGTTGAAAATTTTGCAGGAAGTTGAAGATATTTTTCAGAATTACTTGCGAAAAAAAGGTCATCGATCTACGCCAGAACGCCTCAAAGTGCTGCAAGAAATCTATACGTCATCGGAACATTTGGACGCTGACCAAATTTTTTTGAACCTGAAACAAAAAGGCGCCAATATTTCGCGTGCAACGGTCTACAACACCCTTGACTTGCTCGTTGAATGCAGTTTGGTTTCTCAAAACAGCTTTGGACACAAGCATCTTCACTACGAACGAAGCTACGGCTATAAAACCCACCATCACATTATTTGTGAGAAATGCGGGCGCGTTTTGGAATTTACCAGCCCTGAAATTGATGAAGAACTTCGCCAAATTTGTGAGTTTCACGGCTTTAAGCTCAAAAGAAATAATTTGCAGCTCTTTGGCGAATGTATCTACGACGAATGCGACCATCTTGAAAAACGCAAGTCTGAAGACACACCCAAATAA